The sequence GTGCTGAATTTTAAAGATGTGGCCACCTATGGTAATCAAAACAAGCCATCCGAAATTGAGATCAACGGCCAGCAGTTCCGTGATTTGGCCGACAAGATGAAGCTGCCTCATGATGTGCCGTTGCAGGCATGGCAGCTTGAAATGCTTGAGCATAAAGCCAATCGTGACTTGAATGCTTTTTTTGAATTGGCGGTTAAACATAAGCTAAACATTTGCATGGTCGGCGGTACCGGCTCCGGTAAAACCACGTTTACCAAAGCCGTGGCAGATATGGTGCCGGCTTCAGTACGCATCATCACCATTGAAGACACTCATGAGCTGGACTTACCAAATCATCCTAATCATTTGCATCTATTCTTTAAAGAACACATCACGGCCAAAGCGGTGATTGCATCCTGTATGCGGTTAAAGCCTGATCGCATCTTTCTGACAGAGCTACGAGGAGATGAAGCTTGGGATTATCTGTCGGCACTTAATACAGGCCACCCTGGTGGCTTAACTTCGGTTCACGCCAATGATGCCTTATCGGTTCATTACCGCATTGCCCAGTTGGCCAAAGAGTCGTCCACCGGTCAGACGATGGACTACGACTACATTTTAAATTCCGTTAAAGCCACCATCGACATTGTGTGTTTCTTTGAAAAGACACACATGACCGAGCTTTACTTTGATCCTGTTGAAAAATTCTATGCCATGAGTGGGAGGGCCTAATGTTTAAGAAGCTTAAAAGAATCCTGTTTTACTTTAGTGTTCTGATTTTATTTGGTGGGCTGCTTTGGAAGCTGCTTGCGATTGAAAACATCATTTTAACGATGCTGCTGATGGCTCTGGTTTCGGGTCTGGGCTGGGTACTCTTCACTGCTTATGTCAATCATAAAGCAGGCAGTCATCAGAGTGGCGTGCCCACTAAATACATTGCCGTTGAAAAGCTGCACTTTGCACGCAGTATGTGCAAACGGCTTGATGAGTTCCGCGAGGACGTAGAGCTGATTTTTAATGATGCAGAACATGGTGCACCGTTGTTTAAAAAACACCCTCATTTGGTTGGCCACTTAGCCACGCAGGATGATTTCTTAATGCGCCTGTTTTATGAGGCCTATGGGTTCTATCCTGATCACAAGAATGATGCTGAGTGGGAAGCACTCATGAAGCAGCACGATCCTAAACGTTGTTCACCGTACATCCGGCCACGTTTATCGGTTTTAGGTGAATGTTGGTTGCCAGAGTATGTAGAAGCTAAAAAGGAAAAAGCATGAAGCATTGGTTAGTGCTTGTAGGCATCTTATTCATTGGCAGCGCTCAGGCAGCTACATTGGGATGCAAAGTGATTCATGTGGCTGATGGTGACACAGTGACGTGTTTGTTGGCCAACAAGAAAAAAGAACGTATTCGGCTGGCCGACATTGATGCACCAGAAAGCAAACAAGCCTTTGGTAACCAGTCCAAGCAGTTCTTGGCCAAGATGGTGCATGGTCAGCAGATCGCCGTCAAAACCAGCGGCAAAGACCAGTATGGCCGCTTGGTTGGCACGCTGTATTTGAATGGCCAAGACGTAAATTACGTCATGGTGCGATCGGGTATGGCTTGGGTTTATAAGGAGTACTCAAAGAACCCTAAATATTACTTGGCACAGCGGAATGCCCAAAAGGCCAAGCTGGGCTTGTGGCGTGATCCTAAACCTATTTATCCGAGTGAGTTTAGACGGCAAGCGAAACGAATGAAACAACATTAATGGCCCATGTGGGCCATTTTTATTTGAGGTAAGCATGGACGAATATTTAAAGAAAATCATCAGCAAGATTGAGAAGTGTCTGGCTTTGGCCAAGAGTTCAAATGAGCATGAGGCAGCAGTGGCATTGGGCCAAGCGCGTAAGCTTATGCAAGAGCATAACGTGGACTACATCGATATTGCCGTGGCCAAGGTGGCCGAAGCAGAAACCAGTAAAGTGGCTGAAGCCATGCCTGATTGGCAGTGGTCATTTGCTCATCTGATTGCTGACGCGTTTAACAGCAAGATGTACCAGGGCTGGCACAACGGTGCCCGCTGTATCAAATTCTATGGCTTGGCCAACAATGCTTTGTTTGCCAGCTATGCCTTTGAAGCGTTGATGCCTCGTTTAAAAAAGGCTAGGCGTGAGTACATGGCCACTGAGTTAAAACGGGTACGGGTGCGAGCGAATAAGACCTATCGAGCAGATCAGTTCTGTAAGGGGTGGGTGTCTACAGTGCGCCGTAAGATCGATCAACTAGGGTTTAGCCCTGACGAAGCGCAGGTGCTCGATGACTATAAAGAGAAGCGCTTGCAGTTATCGACGGGCAAAGCGTTAGTGGCAAAACCTAAAACCAGCGGCCTTAAAAGTGATGACAGCGATTTTATTAAGGGCCGTGCTGCTGGCTCATCCGTAGATTTGTACATGCCGGTTAATCAAGAGGCTGAGCTGGCCTTGCTGGCCGGTTAATCAGCCGACCTAGCTGCCCTCAGTAAAGCACTGAGGGCTTTTTATGCTTACGCATCATCATGAAATGAATACAAGGAATCGTTATGTTTTTTAAGCAATTATCTTTTTACCCACTGAATAAGGCTAACTTGCCTGAAATTGAAACCATTGTGGCCAAGCTGAGCGAAGCCCAGTTTGGCCCTTGTATGGGGTTAGATTGGTTTACTGAAGGGTTTGCTCCAGCGGTTGTGTTCGATGAGCGCCTGGCCTTCAGTACAGGCCAGAGTCATTTGATCGCGCTAAAGAAGGAAGCCAAAGTGTTGCCTAGCTCAGTCATTAAAGATGCGCTCAATGAAAAGGTTAGCCTAATTGAAAAAGAAGAAGCCCGCACCGTAGGCCGTAAAGAAAAGATGGCGCTTAAAGAGGCCATTACCGATGACTTGTTGCCCCGTGCCTTTACTAAAAGTAGTCGCACGAATGCTCTGTTTGACTATGACCGTGGCTATTTGATTGTAGACAGTGCCTCAGCTAACAAGGCGGAAGGCATGCTCAGCAAGATTCGCCAGGCGTTAGGTGGCCTAGAAGCCACTCTGCCTCATACCGAGATTTCGCCCTCAACCTTGATGACCAATTGGCTGTTGGCTGGTCAGGCAGAAGGTCATTTTGAATTAGACAGTGATTGCGTTCAGCGTGGCACCGGTTACGTGGCAGCGACTGTTCGGATTGCCAAGCAAGACTTAACCGAAGAAGAAGTCACCAACCACGTTAAGACGGGCAAAGTAGTCACCCAGTTGGGCCTTGTGTGGCAGGAACGTATTCGCTTCATCTTAACCGATCAGCTAAGCCTTAAGCGTATCCAATATTTAGACGTGCTTCAGGACGAGGCCAGCGAGCAGGGCGAAGACCTGGCAAGCCTGACAACGGCCAGCCAAATCATCATGACTGAAAACCTTGGGGCTTTGCTTGATGAGTTGATCGGCTATCTTGGTGGGTTGCAAAAGTCATGACTGGCCCTTACTCAAATCTTAATCAATAAAGGATTTTTTAATGCCTTATTTAAATAAAATCACAGTCATGGGTAATTTAGGTAAAGACCCTGAATTACGCTATCTACCCGACTCAACCGCCACCGTAAATGTACCCATTGCGTACTCAGAAAAACGTACGGATAAACAAACGGGGGAAGTAAAGGAAAGCATTGAATGGTTCATTGCTTTATTTTATGGCGGCGCTGCTGAAGCAGTGCATCGCTACATGCATAAAGGTGACTGTATTCAGGTACACGGTAAGCTTCGCACTCGGCAGTATGTTGACCAGCAAAATCGACCCAGAACCACCGTTGAAATTTTGGTGAGTGAGTTTCAAATGATTTACACCAAACCCAAAGGTACGGGCAGCACAGACGTTAATGACCCTGACAGCATTCACCAACACCTATAAAGGCCTGACTTGTTCAGGTCTTTTTTATTTCAGGAGACACGATGAAACAAAAAATGATCGCAGTTTTGATCTTGATTCCGCTGATGGTGCTCATGGTGGGTGGGGCTGTTCAGTTTGTGGCCAGTATCGTGCTGATTGAGTGGCTGGGCTTAAAGGCCCAGCCTTCTCTAACCCTACTGTACAACGCCTTTCAAGTTTGGGGTTGGGATCAGGTGCCGGCAGCTTCAGCTTTACCTTATCGAGCCACATTGGTAGGGGCGACGGTGTTGTCGTTGTTGCCAATCCCAATGGTGCTGATGGGCGTGTTCATGAAGCCTAAGCGCGAACTACACGGTAGCACCCGTTTTGCCAATGCGGCAGAGATCAATATGGCCAGTTTAACCAAGGTTAAGTTTGAGCGGCCAGATATTCTTCTGGGTAAATATAAGGGCAAGTATTTACGATGGGGCGGCAATGAGTTTGCTTACCTGGCCGCACCGACCCGTTCAGGTAAGGGGGTGGGTTTTGTGATCCCGAATTGCCTTCATTACCGTGACAGCATGGTGGTTTTTGACCCCAAGCTTGAGAACTTCCTACTGACCGCCGGTTATAGAGCCAAGCATGGTCAAAAGGTGTTCTTATTTAATCCCAGCGGCCGCACACCCGAGCATGAGACACGGCCCAATGCCCCTTTGGTCAGCCATCGCTGGAACCCCATGACTTATATTCGGCGCAACCCGATTTACACCTATAAAGACGCCATGAACATGGCCAATATCTTTTATACCAAGGGAGCCAATGACAGCGGCAGCTCAATGTTCTTTACCGAGTCAGCCCAAAAGCTCTTTGTGGGTTTGGTGCTTTACCTGGTGGAGACGGAAGAGGAGCGGCGAGGCAATCCCAAAGGCAGTGTGACCTTGGCCAATCTGTTTCGGTTAACGTCACCCAGTACCGGCCAGGCGTTTCATGAGTGGGTTAAAGAGGAGGTGACCAAACGCCAACAGCAGCCAGGTACGCGGCTTAGTGATCGTTGTGAAACCTTGCTGCTTGGCTTTGCCAACGGTAATGCCAAAACCGGCTCTGATGTACTGGCTACGTTGACGGCACCGCTGTCTATCTTTCTTGATCCGGTTGTTGAGGCGGCAACGTCTGACGATGACTTTTATCTTGATGAGCTACGCAAGCAGCGCATGACGGTTTATCTGGGCGTGCTGCCTACAGAGACGGGCACCTTCAGTCGATTAACGAACCTATTTTTTAGTCAGCTCATCGACATCAACGTGGCTCAGGGCTTGCCAGAGAATAATCCGGCTTTGAAGTATCAGTGCCTCATGATGATTGATGAATTTACCGCTCTTGGTGTAGTGCCGGCGATTGAACGTGGCGTGTCCTTTATTGCCGGCTACGAGCTTCGGTTGCTGATTATTTTTCAGAGTCCATCCCAGATTACCAGGCTGTATACCAAAGAAGGCACTCGTACCTTCTTCACCAACTTCGGCTGCCAGATCGTATTCCCACCTCGGGATCAGAGTGATGCCAATGAGTATAGTGAACTGATCGGCTATGAGACTTTTAAAGCCCGATCCATTTCACGCTCTCAAGGCCGAGGCAGTGGCCGCAGCTACAGTGACAGTGAACAAAAGCGTGCGGTGATGTTGCCGGATGAGCTGAAGCTGATGCCCAAGGAAGACTGCATCATCAGCTTAAACAGCAGCCGACCCATCTACGCTCAAAAGATTCGTTACTTTACCGATCCGGTCTTTATGAAACGGGTGAGCTGGGCCGTGCCTGAAATCCCTGTTCTAGACATTCAATTACGCCACATTCCGGTGGCGCATCAAAACATCGTGGCTCAATACGTGCCGGCCGATCAGTTGGCCACTACCGGCTTGGCTGACACCTGTAACCAGGGCGAGCTGCTTGAGGCTGTGCTTAATAGCCTTATTCCGGCAGATAGCCACCCTGACTATGTGCAAGCCATCAGTGAGACCGTGCAGGCTAATTTGGCCGACGTGGGCATTGATTCCATGCCCACCATTAGCCGCTTACTAGGCAATGCTAAAGGACTTAAAGGATAAAATATATGGATAATAGTTTTAAACTTAATTATTGGTGGCATTTCAAACTAGCTGCATTTTGTGTTGCTGTGATGCTTTTTACGCAGGTTGTTTTTTTACAAGATAGGGCTATTTATGATGAGGCTTTTCAACATGCATTCTTTTACTTAGCCTTAAAAATAGGCGCTACAATTTTATTTGCGCCTCTATTTTGGACAATACAGTGTCTAAGAGATTTTCTTTATTGGCCTAATATTTTGAGTATTGAACAGAGGAAATATTGGTATGCAATGAATATTGAAAATATATCGCTATTAGGTAAGGCCGAGGTGGTAAGTTTTTATAATAAAAGAATGTTTTCCTATGTGGCTAAATATGTTTTTTTTATAGGATGCCTATTTCTAATTCATAGATTAATTAATATTGAAAATCCATTAAACAATATCATTGATGGGGCTATTTTTTATTTATGCGGTTCTGCAATTTTGGCCTTATTGACGGCGTTATTGGTTAATCTAAGTAATAAGTCAAAAAAAATCAGGACTAAATAAATATCCTGATTTTTTTGTTTTATCGTTCTGAGCGATACGTGAGAAAAAGGCCAATCCCTATGATTGCAAAAAAAACCAGAGTTTGTATCCAACTTTCCCCATACCATTTAATTTCAATGAATGAAAATCCATCTTCTGATTTGCCAGCCCATTTATTCAAAGCGGGGATGAAGCTATAAAAAATAGCAGCCAAATATAATGAAAATGGCCATTTGATATTAATGCTATTTTGGTTTAAAAAGTAAGCAAAGAATAGAAAAACTATTGTTGAAATAAATAGTTTACAAATAATTTCCATCGCTATTGTGAAATTTAAGCCGAGTGTTTGGGAAAACCAAACAACTACTACAAGTAGGAGGAGAGTTAAACATATAACGATCATTCCTGTTGAGTCTGATTGCCGCATCATTTCCCTTATTTATTAAATCATAATCATAATCATCATATGATATATGGGATAAATGCTGATGGCAAATTTTATGATGCCGCCTTTATGGGCGGCAATTTTATTTGGAGTACATGAATATGCAGGATATAGATGAAATTCAGAATGCCCTCAGCCACGTTGATCCTAGTGATCGGGATACGTGGGTGAACATGGGGGCTGCACTTAAAGATGAGTTGGGTGAAGAAGGCCACCAGATTTGGGATCAGTGGTCGCAGCAAGCTGATTCATATAAGCCTCGTGATGCTGGCGCGGTTTGGAAAAGCTTGAAGCCTGGCTTTGTGACCATCAACACCCTATTTTATGAAGCCAAGCAAAAAGGCTATACACCTAGTAAGCCCTATACGCCGCCGTCGCCAGAAGAAAAAGCCAGACGTGCTGCTGAAGCTGAAGCCAGGCGTGCCGCTGAATTACAAAAGCACCAAGTAGCTCAGGGAAAAGCCAAGCGATCAGCCAACGCCATTTGGCGTAACAATGGCCAGGCTAAAGCTAATCACCCATATCTTGTGTCCAAAGGCATTACTAACCACAAGATTATCTCTCAACTAAAACAAAGCCAGTACAAAGGTAATCAAAACCTCATCATCCCGATTTACCAAAACCGTGAGATCGTGTCGCTTCAGTTCATCAATCAATTGGGCGATAAAAACTTCTTAAGTAATGGCCAGGTGAAAGGCAGCTATACCCTTGTGGGTGATGGCAAAGGTTTTAAGGAAGGCTTGGTATTGACGGAAGGCTACGCTACGGCGGCCAGTATTCATGAGGCTACTGGCAAGCCGGTTTTGGTGGCATTCAATGCTGGCAACTTGGTGACGGTGGCCGAGCGCTTGGCCAAGAGTTTACCGGCAGACGTTAAGGTGATGATTGCGGCTGATAATGACCTGTCTCAGACTGGCTTGAATAAGGCAAAGGAAGCGGCCGCGCAATTGGGTGAACGTGCCAGTGTGGCCATGCCCACGTTTACGCGGGCTCAGATTGAACAGTATCAAAACAGTTTTGGCCAAGATAAGCTGCCCAGTGATTTTAATGACCTGCACCAACTGGCTGGCCATGATGCCGTATTGCAGCAAATGAACACGCCTTTGGTAGGTGATCGGCAGGTTTGGCCAAACCCTGAGCGCACGCCTTGGGGGGATTTTCCACCGGTGATCCGCAATAGTGATTTAGGGGCTTTGAAGAATGAACCTGAATACTTGGCGGCTAAAGGTGGTGATCCTGAAGCGGCTATGGCTTTGGTTAGTAAGCTGATTACAGAGGAAACTGTGCAAGAGGTACAGAACTTAATTGGTGATAAACAGCCTTACTTAGTGCCGGTTACTGCGGTGGAAGCGGCTGGTAAGAATAAGATTCCGATGGGCATGGCTAGGGCTTTATCTGCGGAGCTTAGCTTGCCTATTGCTCCTGATATTTTGCAAGCAAATAAAGTGGCCAGGACGGGTAAAGGTATTGATTACCGTTTTGCCTTCAGCCCAAACTTTACGGGTGACGTCACCCCTGGCAAAGATTACCTATTGATTGATGACTCATTGTCAGTAGGTGGTACGCTGGCTTCACTAAAGGGTTATATTGAAAGCCAAGGCGGTAAAGTGGTTGGGGCCGCGGTGATGACCGCACACGAAGGCGCATTGAATATTGTGGTCAAACAACCTATGATAGATGCCATAGGCCGTAAACACGGCACAGGCATGGACGAATTTTTTAAAAGGACTTTTGGTTATGGCATTGACAAACTCACACAAGGCGAAGCTGGGCACCTCCGAGCAGCCCCGAATGTTGACGCCCTCAGAACTAGAATCTTTGCGGCAAGAAACGAAGGACTCTCTAGGAATCATGGAGAAACTATATCCGACGCCTCGCTTCAACATAAAGAAGCCGGCCCAGAAATAGGCAGCAGTCCGCCGATTAAAGAACCGATCCAACCCACCGCCCAAGAGGCGGTTTTTTTACGTCCAGACCAAGTAAAGGAAGTGCCAGTGAAAGAAGAAAACCAAGACCAACAGAATGAAATTGAGTTTGCTGAACGGCAACAGTCTTTAAATTTGGGCCAGGATGGCTTTGAAGCCAAGGCTGAACCCATTGCCGGCAAACCTACTTCAGACATTGTTGATACAGAACCAGGCCAGCAGGCTGACAAAGATGCACCAGGCAAGCCTATCTTGGATTTCCGTTATAAGACCCCACCCGATGGATTGGCCGCACGGTATATTTTTAACAACGGTAAATATCTGTCATCTGATAACAATATGACTGTCTTGTTTACCGACAATGGTAAAAAGCTGGTGACGGCTAAAACCGACATGCAAACCACTAAAGACATGCTGGAAGTAGCCAAGGCTAAGGGTTGGGAAAGTATTAAGATCAAGGGTACCCCTGATTTCAAGCGGATGATGTACATCGCGGCTGAGAGTCAGGGCATCAAAACCAAGGGCTATAAGCCGACCAAGGATGACCTAGATTTGGTGGCGCAGTTACGTTCGGAGCAGTCCTTAAATCAGATCGAATCAGAAGCCGAACGGTCACAAACTGTTGACCAGGATAAACGGAATGCGCCGCCGGAGCCACCGCTTGAAAAGGAGCCGGCAGTGAAGGTGGAGCCTGAGCCTGCAACCGCCGACGCAGCCCCATCGATGCCGGAAATGGATGACTTGCCACCGTATGATGACACGGCCTTTTATGATGTGCCTTTTGAGGACTTGCCGCATGAGCTTGGCAATAGTTCCACGGCCGAAGTGGCACCAAGCCAAGGCCAAGACGTTGACTTTATGGTGGCCAAGCATGCCTATATGGCTAAGGCTGAAAAATTGAGCCAGCCTCAGCGTGAAAAGCTGGCCTTTTATGAACGCGCTACTATGCAGTCGATTGAAGGTTTGAATGGGCCAGACAGGGCTCAGGCCATCCAAAACTTTTATGAAAGCACTGTGACGCATATGAAAGGGGGCCGCTTAGATTTACCGGCACCCATGTATATTCCACAAGAGCAAGCCATTTCCAGCAGTCCAAGCGTTGACCAAGAGCCATCTTTAAATGATCTTAACCCGAATGTCGGCGATGCCGACATTGAACGATAAGGAATTCCGTTATGACCAAACAAACCGAACATGATTTTTTAATGCCAGGTGATGCCGCGTATGAAGATGATTTAACCGCTGATGAAGCGCGGGCTTTTGAGCAGATGACTGAAGAACAGATTGAGGCTTATTGGCGTGCCAATACTTCTTATGAAGAAATGAAGGCTTATTTAGACGACCCAGAAACTCCTTCTGTGGTTAAAGACTTCTTAACCTTAGATGGATGGGCCGAGCATCAGCCAACATCATAGGCATGACTTTTAAACGTTAAACGCCCCTGGCTTAGCTAGGGGCTTTTTTATGGCTGAAAGGAAGGCAATGGCTGAAGTTAAAAACACACAACAAGACTATGCCGATCAGTTGGCACAGAAAATCATTGAACAACTACGTCAGGGCACTGCGCCCTGGCTTAAGCTCTGGTCTCCAGCTGATGGCCAGGACTTGCCTTACAACCATACGACTGGCAATCGCTACTCTGGCACAAATAGCCTCATGTTGTCGGTGCAAATGCGTGAAGACCCTCGTTGGATGACTTATAAGCAGGCTAAGTCGATTGATTGCCAGGTGCGTAAAGGTGAAAAAGGGGTGGGCCTTATTAAGCTGATTACCCATAGGGAAATCACCAAGACTGATGCCCAAGGAAAGCCAATTATGGATGAGCAAGGGAAGCCTATAAAGGTGTTTGCCAAGTTGGAACGGCCTTTCATTAAGGGTTTTACTGTGTTCAACGGCGAGCAGATAGACGGCCTACCTCGTTGGGAGCGTACCCCCTTAACGATGGATTGGGTACCGGATGATCGGGCTGAGGCGCTCCTAAAGGCATCGGGTGCAGAGATAAAGCACGAAGCGGGCGATCAAGCTTATTACAGTCTAGCTAAAGATCACATTGTATTGCCTGAACAAAAGCAGTTTCAAAACGCCGGCCTTTATTACGCAACGGCCTTGCATGAGCTGGGGCACTGGACGGGCCACCCTGAACGTCTAGACCGAGACATGAGCGGTGGCTTTGGCTCAGACAGCTACGCCAAAGAAGAACTGAGGGCCGAGATTGCATCCATGATCCTCAATCGTGAGTTGGGCCTAGAGCATGATCCTAGCCAACACCTAGCCTACGTTCAAAGTTGGATTAAGGCCTTAGAGAATGATTCGATGGAAATTATCCATGCCACTCGTGATGCCCAAAAAATTCAGAATTATGTACTGAACCTAGAACAATCCCGTGCGCCGGAACCACTGCCGACGCCAGAAGAGGCCCGATTGGCTGAAGCTAAGGAGAACTACTTAAAACAGAGTGTGTTTTTATCTGCTGCTGAGCAGCGCAGCCGTAATGTACTTGAGTACAACATTGAGCGGATTGTTCAAGGTTTACAAGAGGATTACAGGGTGATCGCATGGGCTAATTTTTATGAGTCAGAGGTCGCTAAGCATGAGGCTGTTTTAGGACAGGTTAAGGGTAACGACAACCTTATTGAGGGCCAAGATGATTTATTTATTGAGCGATGAGGTATGGTCATGAATAAGAAAATAGATGTTTATGGGCTCACTCAAACAGAGCAACAGCGTTTAAAGGAATTGGCCTTAGAAAGGTTTGGTAAGGCCAGTGTTTCATTACTGGCCAAGCATTTACTAAAAGAAGCTTTAAAAGAAAAAGGCAATACTGAGCAGGTGGTTTCTGACGTACCCAATCACACACGTTTGGAAATTCAGTTGATTGAAACCGACCGGGCTTATTTAGATGAGTTAGCCCTTAAGTTTGGCTCAACTGCCAATATGGCTGCTAGGTCTATTTTACGTAGCTACATAAGTAAGCATCCCAATCTATCGGCCAAAGAGATTGAGGTGCTGTATCAATCCAATAGTCAGCTCTTGCGGATCGGTCGCAACATTAATCAGATCGCCCGACAGCTTAATGCAATGGAGGGCGTAAACCTTACCAGTGACCACATCGCCCAGCTACATACGGTTATTGATGAACATACTAAAAAGGTTGGCGATGTATTGTTGGCCAATCGAAGGAGGTTTGGCTAATGGATGCGCTGAGTAAGAATATTGACCATTGGTTTCTAGGCTACCAGACTCGTGCTGTCGGGAAAAAAGCTGATGGCCTGCCTCTTAGTGGTAAAGGCAATAGAGGCTCACGAGGAGGTAAGCCACTCAAGCCCAATAGCGGCCTAACCAATTTGCGTGCGGCCGCACAGAAACACCCGGAAGTGATGGTCAAAATCCCTAAGCGTAAAGGCGCTTCTAATGGCATGAACGGTGTACGAGGGCACTTAAGTTACATCAGCCGAAACGGTAAGCTGGCTTTGGAAACCCAAGACGGTGAAGTCATTAACGGTAAAAAAGCCATTGAGGCCATCACGAAAGAATGGCAGCGCTTAAACATTCCTGACGAAAGCAAGTATCGGGAGGCTTTAAACGTGGTGCTGTCGATGCCACCAGGCACCAATCCCGAGGCAGTTAAGAATGCCGCACGCGAGTTTGCCAAAGAGCAGTTTGATGGCCATCAGTATATGTTTGTGCAGCACTTGGACGAAAAGCACCCTCATGTCCACGTTTGTGTGTTGATGCGTGATGAGTTTGGCCAACGCATGAACCCCCGTAAAAACGACCTGTTTGAATGGCGTGTGCGCTT comes from Neisseriaceae bacterium CLB008 and encodes:
- a CDS encoding ArdC family protein is translated as MAEVKNTQQDYADQLAQKIIEQLRQGTAPWLKLWSPADGQDLPYNHTTGNRYSGTNSLMLSVQMREDPRWMTYKQAKSIDCQVRKGEKGVGLIKLITHREITKTDAQGKPIMDEQGKPIKVFAKLERPFIKGFTVFNGEQIDGLPRWERTPLTMDWVPDDRAEALLKASGAEIKHEAGDQAYYSLAKDHIVLPEQKQFQNAGLYYATALHELGHWTGHPERLDRDMSGGFGSDSYAKEELRAEIASMILNRELGLEHDPSQHLAYVQSWIKALENDSMEIIHATRDAQKIQNYVLNLEQSRAPEPLPTPEEARLAEAKENYLKQSVFLSAAEQRSRNVLEYNIERIVQGLQEDYRVIAWANFYESEVAKHEAVLGQVKGNDNLIEGQDDLFIER
- the mobC gene encoding plasmid mobilization relaxosome protein MobC, with amino-acid sequence MNKKIDVYGLTQTEQQRLKELALERFGKASVSLLAKHLLKEALKEKGNTEQVVSDVPNHTRLEIQLIETDRAYLDELALKFGSTANMAARSILRSYISKHPNLSAKEIEVLYQSNSQLLRIGRNINQIARQLNAMEGVNLTSDHIAQLHTVIDEHTKKVGDVLLANRRRFG
- a CDS encoding relaxase/mobilization nuclease domain-containing protein, whose amino-acid sequence is MDALSKNIDHWFLGYQTRAVGKKADGLPLSGKGNRGSRGGKPLKPNSGLTNLRAAAQKHPEVMVKIPKRKGASNGMNGVRGHLSYISRNGKLALETQDGEVINGKKAIEAITKEWQRLNIPDESKYREALNVVLSMPPGTNPEAVKNAAREFAKEQFDGHQYMFVQHLDEKHPHVHVCVLMRDEFGQRMNPRKNDLFEWRVRFAEKLRDEGVLCAATKRVHRGKTQKGEPGIQRQIRGRGEVGIVARQEARELIEALKNNTEPKHPFINNALQTRGIIVSEYGKIAKELYKLGHKTEARIISNLAKETTQAGFKTKAQDQFEAAQQHLTQSQSQGQDIGPDSIWER